AGACCGGCCGAGCGGGTCGCCTACACCGGCACCGTCGACACCACCGTCAGCGGCTCTCGCTGCGGCCTGGCCGCCGCCCTGATCTGGAACGCGATCGCCGTACACGGCCGCGAGGGACACCGCTGGCGGGCCGCGGAGGCCCGCAGCACCGCCGCATACGCCGTCGAACAGATCACCGCCGCTACCGGATGGCGCGCCTGGCGGTGGCCGCACGCCTTCACCGTCGTCCTGCCCACACCACCGGCCACGGTACGCGCTAGGTGGCTGCTGGCCACGGACGGACCGGTCAGCCACATCGTCTGCATGCCCGGCGTGACCCGAGAACAGATCGACGCGTTCGTCGCCGACCTCGCCGACGCCGTCAGGACACGCATCCCGCACCCCCGCACCCCGCCTGAGATCACGACCGCGTCGTGAACCCTGCATCGGCTGCCGACCTTACGGAGGCGATTACATGCCCACCGGCTACGTCCACCATCCGCTCTTCTTCTGGCATGACACCGGTACCAGCGCCGGCGTGATGCCCGCGGATCCGTTTGCGGGCATCCAGCCCTACGTGCACGTGGAGAACGCCGACGCGAAACGGCGCAGTCACGAGCTGATCCAGACCTCCGGTGTGCTCGCCGCCGCGTTGAAGGTCGTCGATCCGCGCGAGGCCACCATGGACGAGCTGCTGCGCGTGCACACCAGCGACCACATCCAGTCCATCAACGAGCAGAGCGAGCTGCGTGGGGGAGGTGACGCCGGGGACGGGTTCTCCCCGGTGGGGCGCGGCAGCTACCGCATCGCTCGTCTCGCCGCTGGCGGCTTGGTCGAACTCGTTACCGCGGTCGCCGAGGGCGTGGTCACCAATGGTTACGCGTTGCTGCGTCCGCCGGGGCACCACGCGACCGCCGACCAGGGGATGGGGTTCTGCCTGTTCAACAACGTTGCTGTCGCCGCCCGGCACGCGCAGAAGGTCCTGGGCCTCGGCCGGGTCGCGGTCGTGGACTTCGACGTGCACCACGGCAACGGCACCCAGGCGATCTTCTACGGCGATCCCAGTGTGCTCACCATCTCGCTTCACCAGGACAACTGCTTCCCGCCGGCCTCCGGCGCGCTCGCCGAAAACGGTCTGGGTGACGGCGCCGGGTATGCGATCAACTGCCCGTTGCCGGCGGGCACCGGCCACGCCGGCTACCTGCACGCGATGCGCGAGGTTGTCCTGCCCGCGCTCGACCGGTTCGCACCCGACCTGATCCTGGTCTCGGCCGGCTTCGACGCGAACAACTTCGAGCAGATGGCGCGGCAGATGCTCACCGCCGACACCTACCGGGAGATGACCCGCCTCCTGGTGGAGGCCGCCGAGCGGCTCTGCCACGGCCGTCTCGTCAGCGCCCATGAGGGCGGCTACAACCCCTGGTACGTGCCGCTCTGCGTCCTCGCCCACGTGGAGGAACTGTCCGGGCACCACACGCACGTCGTCGACCCCTACGCGGCCGTCGTCGCCCCCGATCACCTCCTGCCGCACCAACGGGAGGTGATCGAGACCGCCGCGCGGCTCGTCGCGCGGATCACACCGGCCCCCACCAGCTCCGTTGCCTGACCGGGCAGACCAGCACCACCAGCAGCCCTGCCGACAGCCTCACCGACAACCGGAGAAACCATGACTGCAACGACACTGCCCGCCCCACCAGGGCCGCTGCACCGAGTGCTCGACCGCGGCATCGAGAACTACCTGGACCGGATGAGCGACATCAAGACCAACCACAAGGTGCTGGAGATCGGTGCGGGCATCGGTAGCGTCACCGCCCGCCTGGCCGCGCAGGTGGGCCGGTATGGGGCGGTCACCGCCGTGGACCGCGACGTCAGTCACCTGACCCCGACCAGCGTCGTCGACGTGCACCGGCGTGATCTGGACCGCGAGCTGCTGCCCGGTACGGCAGGCGGTTTCGATGTCGTCGTCGCCCGCTGGCCGCACGGCGCGCTGCGCGATCCGGCCGACGTGCTGGAGCAGATGATCGTCCGGCTGCGGCTGGACGGCTGGCTCGTCCTGGCCGACGTCGTCGCGTCGACCCCGCCCCGGGTGTACCTGGCACCAGACGAGGAATCCGGCAACCTGATCCACACCGTCCTGCGGCAGGTCCACGGCATCATCACCGGCCGCGACGGCGGGACCTGGACCGCCGACGCCGACGCCCTGCTGCTGGACAACGGCCTCACGCAGCAGTGCGTCCACACCACCGCCGAAACCTGGACCGGCGGCGGCGACGGTTGCCGCCTGCTCGCCGACATCGTCACGTACCTGCGACCGGCCCTGGCCGGGGTCACCGACGCCGACGCCACCCGGTTCACGGCCCTGATGGCTGACCACCGTGTGCTCCTGCGTCCGTGGGCGACCCGGCTCATCCACGCCCGCAAGGTGAGCGGAGATCCAGGCCACTGATGACGTATCTGACGACTCTCCGCCGGCCGCTGGCCGCGCTGCTCAGCGCTCTGATGCTCACCGCCTGCCAGCACACCAGGGCAGCCGGCTCGGATACCGCGAGCACGCCGGCCACCACGGCGCCGGCCGGCCCACCCGGGGCGGTCACGGCTGACGGGCTCACCGCGCCGCAGCGTCTGCTGCTGCTCGCCGACACCATCGGCGCGACACCGGCCGACACCATCACCGGCGACTCGCCCTACACCTACCTGCACCTCGGACGCGGTCACGCCAGCACCGACTCCACGCACCCACCACAGCCACCGGGAGCCGCGAACCGGTAACGAGCTGACCGGCCGCCGCTCTGGGGAGGGAAGCGGCCGGTCCCGGCCGGCGGCAGCGGCCCCCCGTCCGCTGCCGCCGGCCACCCCTGGGCCACCAGCGACACCCCGCTCACGGCCACCAGCGAGCGCCACCCGCCCCGCTGGCCCTCCACCAGCCCCACACGCCGCCATGCGGCACATGATTTGAAGGGTTCACCCGCCTTGCTCAGCCTGTTCGCGGTCGTCGCATCGATCGTGTTGCGCCTCTACGTCGCCGGCGTGCCCGTCACCCTGCCTGATCCCGCCGTGGTCGCGGGCGAGGTCGTGGCCAGGGCCCAGACGCTTGTTCCGTGCCTGCACTGCATTGTGCGGTATCTCGTGATCAGCCTGTCGGCCGCGGACGGCAGCACTGACGTCCTGCCGAGCCTCACCCTGCCGTAAAACCCGTTCCCTCTCGATACCAGAAGGACCTGCAATCCATGCCCATGCTGCTGCCCGCCGATACGCCCTATCACCGGATCACCCGGGAGATCCCGTGGTGGCGGACGCTGCTGACGCTGTTCGCGGTGCTGATCGGCGCCCAGTTCGCGATGCTTCCCGCCGTGCTCGTCAGTGCGCGTGTGGCGCCGGAGGGCCTACCGATCCTCGGCGGCTTCACCGCGCTCGCGCTGTCCTTCGTCGCGGTCGGCTGCGTCCTGCCGGTGGCCCTGCTGATCGTGCGCCGGGGTGAGGGCCGCAGCGTCGGCACGCTGTCCAGCGTCACGGGTCGGCTCCGGTGGGGGTGGCTGTGCTTCTGCGCCTTCCTCGCGGTGGCGAGCGTCATCGGCGCGGTGGTCGGCAGCGCGGTCGTCCTGACATTCCTGTCCGTCACCGGCAGCGCACCACCACCCTCCGGCGGAGGGTCGTCTGCGGGCCTGGAGGGTCTCGGTGGACGCCTCACCGTCCTGCCGATCCTGCTGTGCCTCATCCTTGGCCAAGCCGCCGCGGAGGAGTACGTCAGCCGCGGCATCGTCCTGCAGGCGGTCGGCCGTTTCACCCGCTCAGCCTGGCCCGCCATCGCCGTCCAGGCTCTGGTCTTCACCGCGCTGCACGGCATCGGTGACTCCTGGGCACCGTCGGCGTGCTCAGCATGGGCATCGCCCTCGGCTGGATCACGGTGCGTACCGGCGGGCTGGAAGCCGCCCTCGCCTTCCACGTCGTCTACAACGCCGCCGTCGCGATCCCGGCCGTGATCCTCGGCGGCGGCGCCCCCGATCCCACCGAGTCCGCCATCACGGCCACCTGGCCCCAGGCCCTGTTCATCAGCGCCATCGTCGCCCTCTACACCGCCAGCATCAGCGTGGTCGCCCGGCTATACGG
This is a stretch of genomic DNA from Micromonospora sp. WMMD1082. It encodes these proteins:
- a CDS encoding class II histone deacetylase, whose protein sequence is MPTGYVHHPLFFWHDTGTSAGVMPADPFAGIQPYVHVENADAKRRSHELIQTSGVLAAALKVVDPREATMDELLRVHTSDHIQSINEQSELRGGGDAGDGFSPVGRGSYRIARLAAGGLVELVTAVAEGVVTNGYALLRPPGHHATADQGMGFCLFNNVAVAARHAQKVLGLGRVAVVDFDVHHGNGTQAIFYGDPSVLTISLHQDNCFPPASGALAENGLGDGAGYAINCPLPAGTGHAGYLHAMREVVLPALDRFAPDLILVSAGFDANNFEQMARQMLTADTYREMTRLLVEAAERLCHGRLVSAHEGGYNPWYVPLCVLAHVEELSGHHTHVVDPYAAVVAPDHLLPHQREVIETAARLVARITPAPTSSVA
- a CDS encoding methyltransferase domain-containing protein, with translation MTATTLPAPPGPLHRVLDRGIENYLDRMSDIKTNHKVLEIGAGIGSVTARLAAQVGRYGAVTAVDRDVSHLTPTSVVDVHRRDLDRELLPGTAGGFDVVVARWPHGALRDPADVLEQMIVRLRLDGWLVLADVVASTPPRVYLAPDEESGNLIHTVLRQVHGIITGRDGGTWTADADALLLDNGLTQQCVHTTAETWTGGGDGCRLLADIVTYLRPALAGVTDADATRFTALMADHRVLLRPWATRLIHARKVSGDPGH
- a CDS encoding CPBP family glutamic-type intramembrane protease, coding for MPMLLPADTPYHRITREIPWWRTLLTLFAVLIGAQFAMLPAVLVSARVAPEGLPILGGFTALALSFVAVGCVLPVALLIVRRGEGRSVGTLSSVTGRLRWGWLCFCAFLAVASVIGAVVGSAVVLTFLSVTGSAPPPSGGGSSAGLEGLGGRLTVLPILLCLILGQAAAEEYVSRGIVLQAVGRFTRSAWPAIAVQALVFTALHGIGDSWAPSACSAWASPSAGSRCVPAGWKPPSPSTSSTTPPSRSRP